The Oncorhynchus kisutch isolate 150728-3 linkage group LG20, Okis_V2, whole genome shotgun sequence genome has a segment encoding these proteins:
- the LOC109865521 gene encoding serine/threonine-protein kinase tousled-like 2 isoform X2 has product MMEELHSLDPRRQELLEARFTGVGVAKGSGINESSNQSLCSVGSLSDKELETPEKKPSDQRTRKRKGEQYDKGGARSHKISDYFEVQQGSPSSTGSAAPAEPFSSSSSSLKPVLLHSSSSCHKSTQSDLTLEKLTALENNKNSDLEKKEGRIDDLLRANCDLRRQIDEQQRALERYKERLNKCVTMSKKLLIEKSKQEKRTCRDKSMQDRLRLGHFTTVRHGASFTEQWTDGYAFQNLIKQQERINSQREDIERQRKLLGKRKPSTTTTTTAQSLTLLTTPNTMEPPTAPNSSGTNKRKSKTNGQDNEALSLAEYHEQEEIFKLRLGHLKKEEAEIQAELERLERVRNLHIRELKRIHNEDNSTFKDHPTLNDRYLLLYLLGRGGFSEVYKAFDLTEQRYVAVKIHQLNKNWRDEKKENYHKHACREYRIHKELDHPRIVKLYDYFSLDTDSFCTVLEFCEGNDLDFYLKQHKLMSEKEGRSIIMQIVNALKYLNEIRPPIIHYDLKPGNILLVNGTACGEIKITDFGLSKIMDDDSYNSVDGMELTSQGAGTYWYLPPECFVVGKEPPKISNKVDVWSVGVIFYQSLYGRKPFGHNQSQQDILQENTILKAKEVQFPPKPVVTTEAKAFIRRCLAYRKEERIDVLQLAQDPFLMPPFRKALATGAGPLVSGSTPSTSSAYNSSASN; this is encoded by the exons ACACCAGAGAAGAAGCCCAGTGATCAGAGAACcaggaagaggaaaggagagcagtATGATAAGGGAGGCGCCAGAAGTCACAAAATTAGCGATTATTTTGAG GTGCAGCAGGGCAGTCCATCGTCCACAGGCTCAGCAGCTCCCGCCgagcccttctcctcctcctccagctccctgaAGCCTGTtctgctccactcctcctcaTCCTGCCACAAATCTACTCAG tCTGACTTGACGCTTGAGAAGCTGACAGCATTAGAGAACAACAAGAACTCTGACCTAGAGAAGAAGGAAGGACGGATAGACGACTTATTGAGG GCTAACTGTGACCTGCGGCGCCAGATAGACGAGCAGCAGAGGGCACTGGAGCGGTACAAGGAGCGCCTCAACAAGTGTGTGACCATGAGCAAAAAGCTGCTTATCGAGaag TCGAAGCAGGAGAAGAGGACGTGCCGGGACAAAAGCATGCAGGACCGCCTGCGACTGGGCCACTTCACCACCGTGAGACACGGAGCCTCATTCACCGAGCAGTGGACCGACGGATATGCCTTCCAGAACCTCATCAA GCAGCAGGAGAGGATAAACTCTCAGAGGgaggacatagagagacagaggaagctGCTGGGTAAGAGGAAgccttccaccaccaccaccacaacggCCCAGAGCCTCACCCTCCTCACCACCCCCAACACCATGGAGCCTCCAACCGCCCCCAACAGCTCCGGTACCAACAAACGCAAGAGCAAGACCAACGGACAAGACAACGAAGC GTTGTCGCTTGCAGAATATCACGAGCAGGAGGAGATTTTCAAACTCCGGCTTGGGCATCTAAAGAAG gAGGAGGCAGAGATCCAGGCAGAGCTGGAGAGGTTGGAGCGTGTCAGGAACCTCCACATCCGGGAGTTGAAGAGGATCCACAACGAGGACAACTCCAC ATTTAAAGACCACCCCACGTTGAACGATCGATATCTGCTATTATATCTACTGGGACGAGGTGGCTTCAGTGAAGTTTACAAG GCCTTTGACCTAACGGAGCAAAGATACGTGGCGGTTAAGATCCACCAGCTCAACAAGAACTGGAGGGACGAGAAGAAGGAGAACTACCACAA GCATGCCTGCAGAGAGTACAGGATCCACAAGGAACTGGACCATCCCCGAATAGTCAAACTGTATGACTACTTCTCACTGGACACAGACTC GTTCTGCACAGTGCTGGAGTTCTGCGAGGGCAACGACCTGGACTTCTACCTGAAGCAGCACAAGCTGATGTCTGAGAAGGAGGGCCGCTCCATCATCATGCAGATCGTCAACGCCCTCAAATACCTCAACGAGATCCGTCCGCCCATCATCCACTATGACCTCAAGCCAG gcAACATCCTCTTGGTGAACGGCACGGCGTGCGGTGAGATCAAGATCACCGACTTCGGCCTGTCCAAGATCATGGATGACGACAGCTACAACTCTGTGGACGGGATGGAGCTGACCTCCCAGGGAGCAGGGACTTACTG GTACCTGCCCCCAGAGTGTTTTGTGGTCGGCAAGGAACCCCCCAAGATCTCCAACAAGGTGGATGTATGGTCGGTGGGGGTCATCTTCTACCAGAGCCTCTACGGACGCAAG CCATTTGGACACAATCAGTCCCAGCAGGACATCTTGCAGGAGAACACCATACTGAAAGCCAAAGAGGTGCAGTTTCCCCCCAAACCTGTGGTCACCACAGAAGCCAAG GCCTTCATCCGCCGCTGCCTGGCCTACCGCAAGGAGGAGCGCATCGACGTGCTGCAGCTGGCCCAAGACCCCTTCCTCATGCCCCCCTTCCGCAAGGCCCTGGCCACTGGAGCCGGGCCGTTGGTGTCGGGCTCCACGCCCTCCACCTCCAGCGCCTACAACAGCAGTGCCTCGAACTGA
- the LOC109865521 gene encoding serine/threonine-protein kinase tousled-like 2 isoform X1, translating into MMEELHSLDPRRQELLEARFTGVGVAKGSGINESSNQSLCSVGSLSDKELETPEKKPSDQRTRKRKGEQYDKGGARSHKISDYFEFAGGSCPAISLARGIPPLVRSSCQHSHSNPPVAVQQGSPSSTGSAAPAEPFSSSSSSLKPVLLHSSSSCHKSTQSDLTLEKLTALENNKNSDLEKKEGRIDDLLRANCDLRRQIDEQQRALERYKERLNKCVTMSKKLLIEKSKQEKRTCRDKSMQDRLRLGHFTTVRHGASFTEQWTDGYAFQNLIKQQERINSQREDIERQRKLLGKRKPSTTTTTTAQSLTLLTTPNTMEPPTAPNSSGTNKRKSKTNGQDNEALSLAEYHEQEEIFKLRLGHLKKEEAEIQAELERLERVRNLHIRELKRIHNEDNSTFKDHPTLNDRYLLLYLLGRGGFSEVYKAFDLTEQRYVAVKIHQLNKNWRDEKKENYHKHACREYRIHKELDHPRIVKLYDYFSLDTDSFCTVLEFCEGNDLDFYLKQHKLMSEKEGRSIIMQIVNALKYLNEIRPPIIHYDLKPGNILLVNGTACGEIKITDFGLSKIMDDDSYNSVDGMELTSQGAGTYWYLPPECFVVGKEPPKISNKVDVWSVGVIFYQSLYGRKPFGHNQSQQDILQENTILKAKEVQFPPKPVVTTEAKAFIRRCLAYRKEERIDVLQLAQDPFLMPPFRKALATGAGPLVSGSTPSTSSAYNSSASN; encoded by the exons ACACCAGAGAAGAAGCCCAGTGATCAGAGAACcaggaagaggaaaggagagcagtATGATAAGGGAGGCGCCAGAAGTCACAAAATTAGCGATTATTTTGAG TTTGCTGGTGGTAGTTGCCCTGCCATCAGTCTGGCGCGGGGCATCCCTCCCCTGGTGCGCTCCTCCTGTCAACACTCACACTCTAACCCCCCAGTGGCG GTGCAGCAGGGCAGTCCATCGTCCACAGGCTCAGCAGCTCCCGCCgagcccttctcctcctcctccagctccctgaAGCCTGTtctgctccactcctcctcaTCCTGCCACAAATCTACTCAG tCTGACTTGACGCTTGAGAAGCTGACAGCATTAGAGAACAACAAGAACTCTGACCTAGAGAAGAAGGAAGGACGGATAGACGACTTATTGAGG GCTAACTGTGACCTGCGGCGCCAGATAGACGAGCAGCAGAGGGCACTGGAGCGGTACAAGGAGCGCCTCAACAAGTGTGTGACCATGAGCAAAAAGCTGCTTATCGAGaag TCGAAGCAGGAGAAGAGGACGTGCCGGGACAAAAGCATGCAGGACCGCCTGCGACTGGGCCACTTCACCACCGTGAGACACGGAGCCTCATTCACCGAGCAGTGGACCGACGGATATGCCTTCCAGAACCTCATCAA GCAGCAGGAGAGGATAAACTCTCAGAGGgaggacatagagagacagaggaagctGCTGGGTAAGAGGAAgccttccaccaccaccaccacaacggCCCAGAGCCTCACCCTCCTCACCACCCCCAACACCATGGAGCCTCCAACCGCCCCCAACAGCTCCGGTACCAACAAACGCAAGAGCAAGACCAACGGACAAGACAACGAAGC GTTGTCGCTTGCAGAATATCACGAGCAGGAGGAGATTTTCAAACTCCGGCTTGGGCATCTAAAGAAG gAGGAGGCAGAGATCCAGGCAGAGCTGGAGAGGTTGGAGCGTGTCAGGAACCTCCACATCCGGGAGTTGAAGAGGATCCACAACGAGGACAACTCCAC ATTTAAAGACCACCCCACGTTGAACGATCGATATCTGCTATTATATCTACTGGGACGAGGTGGCTTCAGTGAAGTTTACAAG GCCTTTGACCTAACGGAGCAAAGATACGTGGCGGTTAAGATCCACCAGCTCAACAAGAACTGGAGGGACGAGAAGAAGGAGAACTACCACAA GCATGCCTGCAGAGAGTACAGGATCCACAAGGAACTGGACCATCCCCGAATAGTCAAACTGTATGACTACTTCTCACTGGACACAGACTC GTTCTGCACAGTGCTGGAGTTCTGCGAGGGCAACGACCTGGACTTCTACCTGAAGCAGCACAAGCTGATGTCTGAGAAGGAGGGCCGCTCCATCATCATGCAGATCGTCAACGCCCTCAAATACCTCAACGAGATCCGTCCGCCCATCATCCACTATGACCTCAAGCCAG gcAACATCCTCTTGGTGAACGGCACGGCGTGCGGTGAGATCAAGATCACCGACTTCGGCCTGTCCAAGATCATGGATGACGACAGCTACAACTCTGTGGACGGGATGGAGCTGACCTCCCAGGGAGCAGGGACTTACTG GTACCTGCCCCCAGAGTGTTTTGTGGTCGGCAAGGAACCCCCCAAGATCTCCAACAAGGTGGATGTATGGTCGGTGGGGGTCATCTTCTACCAGAGCCTCTACGGACGCAAG CCATTTGGACACAATCAGTCCCAGCAGGACATCTTGCAGGAGAACACCATACTGAAAGCCAAAGAGGTGCAGTTTCCCCCCAAACCTGTGGTCACCACAGAAGCCAAG GCCTTCATCCGCCGCTGCCTGGCCTACCGCAAGGAGGAGCGCATCGACGTGCTGCAGCTGGCCCAAGACCCCTTCCTCATGCCCCCCTTCCGCAAGGCCCTGGCCACTGGAGCCGGGCCGTTGGTGTCGGGCTCCACGCCCTCCACCTCCAGCGCCTACAACAGCAGTGCCTCGAACTGA